One genomic segment of Tripterygium wilfordii isolate XIE 37 chromosome 9, ASM1340144v1, whole genome shotgun sequence includes these proteins:
- the LOC120005678 gene encoding dnaJ homolog subfamily C GRV2 isoform X1, which yields MEPSAVSSSSAPTPLEEPEYLARYLVIKHSWRGRYKRILCISSFSIITLDPNTLAVTNSYDVASDFEGATPIIGRDDNSNEFNVNLRTDGKGKFKGIKFSSRYRARILTELHRIRWNRLAAVAEFPVLHLRRRTGDWVPYKLKVTYVGVELLDLKSGDLCWCLDFRDMYSPAIILLADLYGKKTSDYGGFVLCPLYGRKSKAFQAASGTTNSAIVSNLTKTAKSMVGIFLSVDSSQSLTAAEYIKRRAKEGVGADETPSGGWSVTRLRSAAHGTLNVPGLSLGVGPKGGLGEHGDAVSRQLILTKVSLVERRPENYEAVTVRPLSAVSSLVRFAEEPQMFAIEFNDGCPIHVYVSTSRDSLLAAVRDAMQTEVQCPVPVLPRLTMPGHRIDPPCGRVFLLDGPQRAVADMESASMHLKHLAAAAKDALAEGGSIPGSRAKLWRRIREFNACIPFSGVPPNIEVPEVTFMALITMLPATPNLPPESPPLPPPSPKAAATVMGFVACLRRLLASRSAASHVMSFPAAVGRIMGLLRNGSEGVAAESAGLISVLIGGGPGDTNLVTDSKGDRHATIMHTKSVLFAQHGYLTILVNRLKPMSVSPLLSMAVVEVLEAMICEPHGETTQYTVFVELLRQVAGFRRRLFALFGHPAESVRETVAVIMRTIAEEDAIAAESMRDAALRDGALLRHLLHALFLPTGDRREISRHLVALWADSYQPALDLLSRILPPGLVAYLHTRSDGVQPEDANQEGSSTNRRWRRLLQQRKNRAGRGITSQDNSLPSINNSDVGDPMRHPGTLRGSDSYQRSALDPNPAQSSTVQSSAQTETLTSEVSPSGTLQNGHLPVIASADAPSANFHAASDQNASYSSDTDAHVSGFQDNGLPAPAQVVVESTPVGSGRLLCNWHEFWRAFSIDHNRADLIWNERTRQELREALQAEVHKLDVEKERTEDIFPGGASVEIMTGQDSMPQISWNYSEFGVRYPSLSKEVCVGQYYLRLLLESGSGGRAQDFPLRDPVAFFRALYHRFLCDADIGLTVDGAVPDELGASDDWCDMGRLDGFGGGGGFSVRELCARAMAIVYDQHHKTIGPFEGAAHITVLLDRTDDRALRHRLLLLLKVLMRVLSNVEACVLVGGCVLAVDLLTVAHEASERIAIPLQSNLIAATAFMEPLKEWMFVDKEGVQIGPVEKDAIRRFWSKKDIDWTTRCWASGMSDWKRLRDIRELRWALAVRVPVLTSSQVGDSALSILHSMVSAHSDIDDAGEIVTPTPRVKRILSSPRCLPHIAQAMLSGEPSIVESAAGLLKAVVTRNPKAMIRLYSTGAFYFALAYPGSNLLTIAQLFAVTHVHQAFHGGEEAAVSSSLSLAKRSVLGGLLPESLLYVLERSGPAAFSAAMVSDSDTPEIIWTHKMRAENLIRQVLQHLGDFPQKLSQHCHSLYEYAPMPPVTYPELRDEMWCHRYYLRNLCDEIRFPNWSIVEHVEFLQSLLAMWREELTRRPMDLSEEEACKILEISPEDVSKDDANNSNSLDAAGDMNSISKQIENIDEEKLKRQYRKLAMKYHPDKNPEGREKFLAVQKAYERLQATMQGLQGPQPWRLLLLLKGQCILYRRYGDVLEPFKYAGYPMLLNAITVEKDDNNFLSSDRAPLLVAASELTWLTCASSSLNGEELVRDGGIQLLATLLSRCMCVVQPTTPSSEPSAIIVTNVMRTYSALSQFESARAEILQISGLVEDIVHCTELELVPAAIDAALQTIACVSVSPELQDALLGAGVLWYLLPLLLQYDSTAEESGTTESHGVGVSVQIAKNMHAVQASLALSRLSGLCADESSTPCNAPAADALKALLTPKLATMLKDQVPKDLLSKLNSNLESPEIIWNSSTRAELLKFVDQQRASHSPDGSYDLNDSRAFIYKALSKELFVGNVYLRVYNDQPEFEISDPGAFCVALIDFVACLVHNQYPTDFLNRYNVSSSSNDTPEQQGNAADTSVQSDTADESVDGQHKDDDTSPSHDGKPTEKEELELVKNLQFGLTSLKNLLTSNPNLASIFSTKEKLLPLFECFSVHVASKSNIPQLCLNVLSLLTAYAPCLEAMVADGSSLLLLLQMLHSSPGCREGVLHVLYALASTPELTWAAAKHGGVVYILELLLPLQHEIPLQQRAAAASLLGKLVGQPMHGPRVAITLARFLPDGLISVIRDGPGEAVVSALEQTTETPELVWTLAMAASLSAQIATMASDLYREQMKGRVVDWDVPEQDPRQQEMKDEPQVGGIYVRLFLKDPKFPLRNPKRFLEGLLDQYLSSIAATHYETKAVDPELPLLLSAALVSLLRVHPTLADHVGYLGYVPKLVAAVAYEGRRETMASEEISNGNCSDKTFESVDGSTQPGQTPQERVRLSCLRVLHQLAASTICAEAMAATSAGTPQVVPLLMKAIGWQGGSILALETLKRVVVSGNRARDALVAQGLKVGLVEVLLGLLDWRAGGRSGLCSQMKWNESEASIGRVLAVEVLHAFSAEGAHCTKVRDILNASDVWGAYKDQKHDLFLPSNAQSAAAGVAGLIENSSQLTYALTAPPPQATQGRSPASTLTESNGMHF from the exons ATGGAACCCTCCGCAGTTTCTTCTAGTTCTGCACCAACTCCTCTCGAGGAGCCAGAGTACCTCGCCCGTTACCTCGTCATCAAGCACTCGTGGCGCGGCCGTTACAAGAGAATCTTATGTATATCGAGCTTCTCCATTATCACCTTGGACCCCAATACCCTCGCTGTCACCAATTCATATGACGTGGCCAGTGATTTTGAGGGTGCCACGCCGATCATTGGCCGGGATGATAATTCTAATGAGTTCAATGTGAACTTAAGAACCGATGGGAAAGGGAAATTCAAGGGAATAAAGTTTTCGTCTCGATATCGGGCTAGAATTTTGACGGAGTTGCATAGGATTCGATGGAATCGGCTGGCCGCGGTGGCTGAGTTCCCGGTGCTGCATCTACGGCGGAGGACTGGGGACTGGGTTCCTTAC AAATTGAAAGTGACTTATGTTGGTGTTGAACTCCTTGATCTGAAATCCGGAGACCTTTGCTGGTGTTTGGACTTTAGAGACATGTATTCACCTGCCATCATTCTCCTCGCTGATCTTTATGGGAAGAAGACTAGTGATTATGGAGGTTTTGTTCTTTGCCCTTTATatggaagaaaatcaaaagcttttCAAGCTGCTTCAGGGACCACAAATTCTGCTATAGTATCAAATTTG ACAAAAACTGCAAAGTCCATGGTTGGCATATTTTTATCTGTGGACAGTTCTCAATCCCTTACTGCGGCTGAGTACATAAAGCGAAGAG CAAAAGAGGGAGTTGGTGCAGACGAAACTCCTTCTGGGGGTTGGTCTGTGACAAGATTGCGATCTGCTGCTCATGGAACTCTAAATGTCCCTGGGTTAAGTTTGGGAGTTGGGCCAAAAGGGGGACTTGGAGAGCATGGTGATGCTGTATCGCGTCAACTTATTCTTACTAAGGTTTCACTTGTCGAAAGGCGTCCAGAAAACTATGAA GCTGTTACTGTTCGTCCTTTATCTGCAGTAAGTTCGCTTGTCCGATTTGCAGAGGAGCCTCAGATGTTTGCCATCGAATTCAATGATGGATGCCCAATTCAT GTTTATGTCAGCACTTCTCGCGATAGCTTACTTGCAGCAGTTCGTGATGCAATGCAAACAGAA GTTCAGTGCCCAGTACCTGTATTACCTAGGCTTACGATGCCTGGACATCGTATTGATCCACCTTGTGGAAGAGTATTTTTACTAGATGGACCTCAACGTGCTGTTGCTGATATGGAAAGTGCATCCATGCATTTGAAACACCTAGCTGCAGCTGCCAAAGATGCTCTTGCTGAAGGTGGTTCTATACCTGGTTCAAGAGCTAAGCTGTGGCGTAGAATAAGGGAGTTTAATGCTTGTATTCCCTTTAGTGGAGTCCCTCCTAATATTGAAGTTCCCGAAGTAACTTTCATGGCCTTGATTACCATGCTTCCTGCTACTCCAAATCTTCCTCCGGAGTCCCCTCCCCTGCCACCTCCCTCGCCTAAAGCTGCTGCAACAGTGATGGGTTTTGTTGCATGTTTGCGTAGATTGTTGGCTTCAAGAAGTGCAGCATCACATGTGATGTCTTTTCCTGCTGCTGTTGGAAGAATTATGGGTTTGCTTAGAAATGGTTCAGAGGGTGTAGCAGCTGAATCAGCAGGGCTTATTTCAGTACTAATTGGTGGTGGTCCCGGTGATACAAATTTAGTGACAGATTCAAAAGGAGATCGACATGCTACAATCATGCACACAAAGTCTGTGTTGTTTGCCCAACATGGCTATCTAACTATCCTTGTCAACCGGCTCAAACCTATGTCTGTCTCGCCTTTATTGTCCATGGCGGTGGTTGAAGTTCTTGAGGCTATGATCTGTGAACCACATGGTGAAACTACTCAATACACGGTCTTTGTTGAATTGTTACGCCAAGTAGCTGGTTTCCGGCGTCGCTTATTTGCATTGTTTGGGCATCCTGCTGAGAGTGTTCGTGAGACAGTTGCTGTGATTATGCGTACAATTGCTGAAGAAGATGCAATTGCAGCAGAGTCCATGCGTGATGCTGCTTTGCGAGATGGGGCTTTgctgaggcatttattgcatgcaCTTTTTCTTCCTACTGGTGACCGGCGTGAGATTAGTCGACATCTTGTTGCTCTTTGGGCGGATTCCTATCAACCAGCTTTAGATTTATTGTCTAGAATTCTGCCTCCTGGCCTTGTTGCTTATTTGCATACACGCTCAGATGGAGTGCAACCTGAAGATGCAAATCAAGAAGGATCATCAACCAATAGAAGATGGAGACGTTTACTTCAGCAGAGGAAGAATCGTGCCGGAAGAGGAATTACATCTCAAGATAATTCTTTACCTTCTATTAATAATTCTGATGTTGGTGATCCTATGAGGCACCCAGGCACTCTTAGAGGATCAGATAGCTATCAGCGATCTGCTCTTGATCCAAATCCTGCACAGTCCTCGACTGTTCAATCTTCTGCTCAGACTGAGACTTTGACCAGTGAGGTGTCCCCTAGTGGGACCTTACAAAATGGCCATTTGCCTGTCATTGCTTCCGCTGATGCACCATCAGCAAATTTTCACGCTGCATCAGACCAAAATGCCTCATATTCATCTGATACAGATGCTCATGTATCAGGTTTTCAAGACAATGGCCTTCCAGCTCCTGCTCAGGTTGTTGTGGAGAGCACACCTGTGGGTTCTGGTCGGTTACTTTGTAATTGGCATGAATTTTGGCGAGCTTTTAGCATTGATCACAACCGTGCGGACTTAATCTGGAATGAGCGTACTAGGCAAGAGTTGAGGGAGGCTTTGCAGGCTGAAGTTCATAAACTAGATGTTGAGAAGGAGCGTACTGAAGATATTTTCCCTGGAGGTGCTTCAGTAGAGATTATGACTGGGCAAGATAGCATGCCTCAGATATCTTGGAACTATTCTGAATTCGGTGTTAGGTACCCTAGCTTATCCAAAGAAGTTTGTGTGGGTCAATACTATCTGCGTTTGTTACTAGAAAGTGGCAGCGGTGGCCGAGCCCAGGATTTTCCATTGCGTGATCCAGTGGCTTTCTTTAGAGCACTCTATCATCGGTTCTTATGTGATGCAGACATAGGACTGACTGTAGATGGTGCTGTACCCGATGAGTTGGGTGCATCTGATGACTGGTGTGACATGGGAAGATTAGATGGTTTTGGAGGTGGCGGTGGATTTTCAGTTAGGGAGCTTTGCGCAAGGGCAATGGCAATTGTATACGACCAGCATCACAAAACAATAGGGCCTTTTGAGGGTGCTGCCCATATTACGGTTCTCTTGGATAGGACAGATGACAGAGCACTAAGGCACCGCCTGCTCCTCCTTTTAAAG GTTCTAATGAGGGTTTTATCTAATGTGGAGGCATGTGTATTGGTCGGAGGGTGTGTTTTAGCCGTTGATCTTCTGACAGTGGCTCATGAAGCGTCAGAAAGGATCGCGATTCCTTTGCAATCTAATTTGATAGCCGCTACTGCTTTCATGGAGCCACTCAAGGAATGGATGTTTGTTGATAAGGAAGGTGTACAAATTGGACCAGTGGAGAAGGATGCTATCAGAAGGTTCTGGTCAAAGAAGGATATTGATTGGACAACAAGATGTTGGGCCTCTGGAATGTCAGATTGGAAAAGATTGCGAGATATACGTGAGCTTCGCTGGGCACTTGCTGTTCGGGTTCCTGTTCTCACATCATCTCAG GTTGGGGATTCAGCACTGTCAATATTACACAGCATGGTGTCTGCACATTCGGACATAGATGATGCTGGGGAAATAGTTACTCCAACCCCAAGGGTAAAACGAATTTTGTCAAGTCCCCGTTGCCTTCCGCATATTGCCCAG GCCATGCTTTCTGGGGAACCTAGTATTGTGGAGTCCGCAGCGGGACTGCTGAAGGCTGTCGTGACAAGAAACCCCAAAGCCATGATACGTCTGTACAGCACGGGTGCATTCTATTTTGCCCTGGCATACCCTGGATCTAATCTCCTTACAATTGCACAACTCTTTGCAGTAACACATGTACATCAAGCGTTTCATGGTGGTGAAGAAGCTGCAGTTTCTTCATCTCTGTCACTTGCAAAACGTAGTGTATTGGGTGGGCTTCTTCCTGAATCATTGCTTTACGTATTGGAACGCAGTGGTCCAGCTGCATTTTCAGCAGCAATGGTATCTGATTCTGATACTCCCGAGATTATTTGGACACACAAAATGCGAGCTGAAAATCTGATTCGTCAG GTTTTACAGCATCTTGGTGATTTCCCCCAAAAATTGTCACAGCACTGCCATTCTTTGTATGAGTACGCACCTATGCCGCCAGTGACATACCCTGAACTAAGAGATGAAATGTGGTGTCACCGCTACTACCTTCGAAACTTATGTGATGAGATTAGGTTTCCAAATTGGTCGATTGTTGAACATGTTGAGTTCTTGCAATCTTTACTAGCAATGTGGCGTGAAGAGTTGACCCGCAGGCCAATGGATCTTTCTGAAGAAGAAGCTTGCAAAATACTTGAGATATCACCTGAAGATGTGTCAAAAGATGATGCAAACAACTCGAATTCTCTTGACGCAGCTGGGGACATGAATAGCATATCAAAGCAGATTGAGAACATTGATGAAGAAAAACTCAAGCGACAGTATAGAAAACTTGCAATGAAATACCACCCAGACAAAAATCCTGAAGGGAGGGAAAAGTTTCTTGCTGTACAGAAAGCTTATGAACGACTTCAG GCAACAATGCAAGGCTTGCAAGGTCCTCAACCGTGGAGGCTATTGCTTTTGTTGAAAGGACAGTGTATATTATACAGACGATACGGAGACGTATTAGAGCCTTTTAAATATGCTGGTTATCCAATGTTGCTGAATGCAATCACAGTAGAAAAGGATGacaataattttctttcatcTGATAGGGCACCTCTTCTTGTTGCAGCATCTGAACTTACTTGGCTGAC GTGTGCATCTTCTTCATTAAACGGTGAAGAGCTTGTGAGGGATGGTGGGATACAACTTCTGGCAACTCTTCTTTCCCGTTGCATGTGCGTAGTTCAGCCGACTACCCCCTCCAGTGAACCATCGGCGATTATTGTTACTAATGTGATGCGGACATATTCTGCTTTGAGTCAGTTCGAAAGTGCAAGGGCTGAAATCCTTCAAATTTCTGGATTAGTTGAGGACATTGTGCACTGTACTGAACTTGAGCTTGTGCCAGCAGCTATTGATGCTGCACTCCAGACCATAGCCTGTGTTTCTGTATCCCCTGAATTGCAGGATGCCTTATTAGGGGCCGGTGTGCTGTG GTACCTGTTGCCCTTGTTACTTCAGTATGACTCAACTGCAGAGGAATCTGGTACGACAGAATCACATGGTGTTGGTGTTAgcgttcaaattgcaaaaaatatgCATGCCGTTCAGGCATCTCTAGCCTTGTCAAGGCTTAGTGGTTTATGTGCTGATGAGAGCTCTACACCTTGTAATGCACCAGCAGCTGATGCCCTTAAAGCTTTGCTAACTCCTAAGCTTGCCACGATGTTGAAAGATCAAGTCCCAAAAGACCTACTTTCCAAATTAAACTCAAACTTGGAGTCTCCAGAG ATTATCTGGAATTCATCAACGCGGGCGGAGCTACTGAAATTTGTGGATCAGCAACGTGCAAGCCATAGTCCTGATGGGTCATATGACTTGAATGATTCACGTGCCTTCATATACAAGGCTTTATCAAAAGAACTGTTTGTTGGTAATGTTTACTTAAGGGTCTATAATGATCAGCCGGAATTTGAGATCAGTGATCCAGGAGCTTTCTGCGTTGCTCTGATTGATTTTGTAGCATGTCTAGTGCACAATCAATATCCCACAGATTTTCTGAATAGATATAATGTTAGCAGCTCATCCAATGATACACCTGAGCAGCAAGGGAATGCTGCTGATACATCGGTTCAAAGTGATACTGCTGATGAATCAGTTGATGGACAGCATAAAGATGATGATACTTCTCCATCGCATGACGGAAAACCAACAGAGAAGGAAGAATTGGAACTTGTTAAGAATCTTCAATTTGGACTGACCTCATTAAAG AACTTATTGACTAGCAATCCAAATCTGGCATCCATATTTTCAACTAAAGAGAAGCTACTGCCTCTTTTTGAATGCTTTTCTGTGCATGTTGCTTCAAAAAGCAATATTCCTCAACTTTGCCTTAATGTGCTGTCTCTCTTGACTGCATATGCTCCCTGTTTAGAGGCAATGGTTGCAGACGGATCTAGTCTTCTCCTTCTATTACAGATGTTACACTCTTCCCCAGGCTGCCGTGAAGGGGTTCTTCATGTACTTTATGCCTTGGCAAGCACTCCAGAACTTACTTGGGCGGCTGCCAAGCATGGTGGAGTGGTGTACATTCTTGAGCTTCTACTGCCTTTGCAAC ATGAAATACCCTTGCAGCAAAGAGCAGCAGCAGCTTCATTATTGGGAAAACTTGTTGGGCAGCCAATGCACGGGCCAAGAGTTGCTATTACACTAGCAAGGTTTCTTCCAGACGGCCTGATATCTGTCATTAGGGATGGTCCTGGTGAGGCTGTTGTGTCTGCACTTGAACAGACTACAGAGACACCAGAACTTGTGTGGACACTAGCGATGGCTGCTTCTTTGTCTGCACAAATTGCAACCATGGCATCAGATCTTTACCGTGAGCAGATGAAAGGTCGTGTTGTTGACTGGGATGTACCTGAGCAAGACCCTAGACAACAGGAAATGAAAGATGAGCCGCAG GTTGGTGGAATTTATGTCAGGTTGTTTCTAAAAGATCCCAAATTTCCTCTTAGGAACCCAAAGAGATTTTTGGAAGGACTACTGGATCAGTATTTGTCATCCATTGCTGCCACACATTACGAAACAAAGGCTGTTGACCCTGAGCTTCCTTTACTTCTATCTGCTGCTTTAGTTTCATTATTGCGAGTACACCCTACACTTGCTGATCATGTTGGATATCTTGGATATGTGCCCAAACTCGTAGCTGCTGTGGCCTATGAGGGTAGAAGAGAAACAATGGCATCAGAGGAGATTAGTAATGGAAACTGTAGTGATAAAACATTTGAATCTGTTGATGGATCAACACAGCCTGGACAAACTCCACAAGAACGTGTGCGGCTTAGTTGTTTGCGTGTCTTGCATCAACTTGCTGCGAGCACTATCTGTGCTGAAGCTATGGCAGCAACTAGTGCTGGAACACCTCAG GTCGTTCCTCTTTTAATGAAGGCTATCGGATGGCAAGGTGGAAGCATTCTAGCTCTTGAGACACTAAAACGTGTTGTGGTTTCTGGAAATCGAGCTAGGGATGCACTTGTTGCGCAAGGGCTAAA GGTTGGTCTTGTTGAAGTACTTCTTGGCCTTCTTGACTGGAGAGCTGGGGGAAGGAGTGGACTCTGCTCTCAGATGAAGTGGAATGAATCAGAAGCATCCATTGGCAGGGTGCTCGCTGTTGAG GTTCTGCATGCATTTTCAGCAGAGGGGGCACATTGTACTAAAGTTCGTGACATATTAAATGCCTCTGAT GTTTGGGGCGCTTACAAAGACCAGAAGCATGACCTTTTCCTTCCATCAAATGCCCAGTCTGCGGCTGCTGGAGTTGCCGGCCTAATTGAGAATTCATCTCAACTAACTTATGCACTTACGGCTCCTCCACCACAAGCCACACAGGGGAGGTCACCTGCTTCAACCTTGACGGAGTCGAATGGAATGCATTTCTGA